The Lactobacillus sp. CBA3605 genome contains a region encoding:
- a CDS encoding aldose epimerase family protein — protein sequence MKIIEHQANGINYYTLVNNHHMSVTIMDWGATITAIKTHDKTGQFANVILGFDAGEDYINYQSFFGATVARVAGVIKNATWRNYELTQNFGEHHLNGGNMPQIAFEPWFLERKLQTAEQVGLVMQYITLDGENGYPGTMTITANFILDNNGKFTISYTGKSDKATLFNPTNHTYFNLSGDADRLIDQQLLKINADEYSAVNKHGLPTGKLPWVTDTPFDFRKRTEIGPQIQKINGGLHHGFVLNTTPNPQVELLDRISGRKVTLKTNAKAVVVSSATNYRDDRYRLNGGKPMRSQLGLSLQAQMLPDAIHHKEFGNIIIEPNVPVTYQTAYQFSNIYDV from the coding sequence ATGAAAATAATTGAGCATCAAGCAAACGGGATTAATTATTATACATTAGTGAACAATCATCATATGAGCGTGACTATTATGGACTGGGGCGCCACCATTACGGCGATCAAAACACACGATAAGACTGGCCAGTTCGCCAACGTTATTTTAGGCTTTGACGCTGGTGAAGATTACATTAACTATCAATCCTTTTTTGGTGCGACTGTGGCGCGTGTCGCTGGTGTCATCAAAAATGCCACTTGGCGTAACTATGAGTTAACCCAAAACTTTGGTGAGCATCATCTAAATGGCGGTAACATGCCGCAGATTGCGTTTGAACCTTGGTTTCTTGAGCGCAAGCTGCAAACGGCGGAGCAAGTTGGCCTAGTCATGCAATACATTACCCTTGATGGTGAGAACGGCTATCCCGGGACGATGACAATTACCGCCAATTTCATTTTAGACAACAATGGCAAATTCACGATTAGTTATACGGGCAAGAGTGATAAAGCCACCCTCTTTAACCCAACTAATCATACTTATTTCAATCTTAGCGGAGATGCTGACCGCTTAATCGATCAACAGCTTCTCAAAATTAATGCTGATGAATATTCAGCCGTCAATAAACACGGCTTACCCACCGGCAAATTGCCATGGGTCACGGACACACCGTTTGATTTTCGCAAACGGACTGAGATTGGACCGCAAATTCAAAAAATTAACGGTGGCTTGCACCATGGTTTCGTACTAAATACCACGCCCAATCCACAGGTCGAGCTGCTCGATCGGATCAGCGGCCGCAAAGTTACCCTCAAAACCAACGCCAAAGCCGTCGTCGTTTCTAGTGCAACTAATTACCGTGATGACCGTTATCGACTTAATGGTGGTAAGCCAATGCGTTCACAACTAGGCCTCTCGTTACAAGCTCAGATGCTGCCCGACGCCATTCATCACAAAGAATTTGGCAACATTATTATCGAACCTAACGTCCCAGTGACTTATCAAACCGCTTATCAATTTTCAAATATTTACGATGTCTAA
- a CDS encoding Cof-type HAD-IIB family hydrolase, whose protein sequence is MAIKLIATDLNGTLLRGDQSYHQERLQRVLNALQAQGIQLALTSGNQYAHLKALFATIEADNLVMVAENGASIYQQAVQLFDGSLSAATVNQFITVDRKQALFKNTYLILVGAQGSYTEIGAPKALLKAAKQFYDNLQEVPSLATVTDKIKKISVSTTPAAASELVASLNTTFAGRLVAHDSGYGVIDLVASNVGKLPAVQWLAKRFGLAADEIMAFGDGDNDVPLLQYAGLGVAMRNAPAKIQAVANQITALDNEHDGVLDSIESLVLNKA, encoded by the coding sequence GTGGCAATCAAACTAATTGCAACGGATTTAAATGGCACATTATTACGTGGTGATCAGTCGTATCATCAGGAACGGTTACAGCGGGTTTTAAACGCATTACAGGCACAGGGCATTCAGTTAGCACTGACTTCTGGCAATCAATATGCCCATTTAAAGGCGCTCTTTGCAACGATTGAAGCTGATAATTTAGTGATGGTGGCGGAAAATGGCGCTTCAATCTATCAACAAGCGGTTCAGTTATTTGATGGTAGCTTATCAGCGGCGACGGTTAACCAGTTTATTACGGTTGATCGAAAACAAGCGTTGTTTAAAAATACGTATTTAATTTTGGTAGGCGCGCAGGGATCATATACTGAGATTGGTGCCCCCAAAGCGCTTTTAAAAGCGGCTAAGCAATTTTATGATAACCTACAAGAAGTGCCCAGCTTGGCGACAGTGACGGATAAAATAAAAAAGATCAGTGTTTCAACAACACCGGCAGCAGCGAGCGAACTGGTCGCTTCGTTGAATACCACGTTTGCTGGGCGCTTAGTGGCTCATGACAGTGGGTATGGCGTGATTGACTTAGTTGCTAGTAACGTCGGTAAGTTACCTGCTGTTCAATGGTTGGCCAAACGTTTTGGCTTAGCCGCGGATGAAATCATGGCGTTTGGCGATGGCGATAATGATGTCCCATTGTTACAATATGCCGGTTTAGGGGTAGCGATGCGCAATGCGCCAGCTAAAATCCAAGCGGTTGCCAATCAAATTACAGCACTTGATAATGAACATGATGGTGTTTTGGATAGTATTGAGAGCTTGGTTTTGAACAAAGCTTAG
- a CDS encoding ABC transporter ATP-binding protein, with translation MTTDYKIKVQNVTKEFDLFKTRSDQLKAFFSISNQPIPEFWALKGISLEVNPGETLGLIGVNGSGKSTLSNIISGVIPQTTGVVDVRGDTSIVAINSGLRGELTGLENIRLKALMMGMTNHQIDTMLDDIVAFADIGDFLYQPVKSYSSGMKSRLGFSIAVHINPDILIIDEALSVGDDTFYQKCVEKIKEFKGEGKTIIFVSHSLKQIEMICDRVAWIQYGDLKQIGPTEEVVKEYREFIKWFKALSKKDKHKYQNDAKELQKQFDIDAYQAQVVAERQKAEPDNPHVARNVQKDFYGGVISETMPWRTRIFTSVLAIAVVFLMLVNVSGHSLTSVVTHPSTMLHPSTTLTGAGVTKSTK, from the coding sequence ATGACAACTGATTATAAAATTAAAGTTCAAAATGTGACCAAAGAGTTTGATTTGTTTAAGACTCGTTCGGATCAATTAAAAGCTTTTTTCTCTATTTCTAACCAGCCGATTCCAGAATTTTGGGCCTTAAAAGGCATTTCCTTGGAAGTTAATCCTGGTGAAACGTTAGGCTTAATTGGTGTTAATGGCTCTGGTAAGTCGACGTTATCGAATATTATCTCTGGCGTAATCCCTCAAACAACGGGGGTCGTTGATGTTCGTGGCGATACGTCGATTGTTGCGATTAATTCTGGTTTGCGTGGTGAGTTGACCGGGTTAGAAAACATCCGGTTGAAAGCCTTGATGATGGGGATGACCAATCATCAGATTGATACCATGTTGGATGATATTGTCGCTTTTGCGGATATTGGTGACTTCTTATATCAACCCGTTAAGAGTTATTCGTCTGGGATGAAATCACGCCTTGGATTTTCAATTGCGGTGCACATTAATCCAGATATTTTGATTATTGATGAAGCGTTATCTGTTGGTGATGATACGTTCTATCAAAAGTGTGTGGAAAAAATTAAGGAATTTAAGGGCGAAGGTAAGACCATTATCTTTGTCAGTCATTCCTTGAAGCAAATTGAAATGATTTGTGATCGAGTGGCTTGGATTCAATATGGTGACTTAAAGCAAATCGGTCCAACTGAAGAAGTCGTTAAGGAATACCGGGAATTCATCAAATGGTTCAAAGCGTTGTCGAAAAAAGATAAGCACAAGTATCAAAATGATGCCAAAGAATTGCAAAAGCAATTTGACATTGATGCTTATCAAGCACAGGTCGTAGCGGAACGTCAAAAGGCAGAACCTGATAATCCCCATGTTGCTCGGAATGTTCAAAAGGACTTCTATGGTGGTGTGATTTCAGAAACGATGCCATGGCGAACCCGAATTTTCACTAGTGTGTTAGCAATTGCGGTTGTCTTCTTAATGCTGGTTAACGTTTCTGGGCATTCATTGACGAGTGTGGTCACCCATCCGTCAACGATGTTACATCCCTCAACGACTTTGACTGGGGCGGGCGTTACGAAATCAACAAAATAA
- the glmM gene encoding phosphoglucosamine mutase, which translates to MKYFGTDGVRGIANSGLTPELAFRLGRAGGYVLTEHAKDKVTQPRVLVARDTRISGQMLEESLVAGLLSAGIEVLRLGVITTPGVAYLVRIQDADAGVMISASHNPVEDNGIKFFGGDGFKLSDAKEEEIETLLDQPKDELPRPAAEGLGTVADFPEGNLKYAQFLEQTIPDDLSGIHLAVDGANGSTSNLVSRIFADLNVDFETMATSPDGLNINKGVGSTHPEALAKFVVEKGAQVGLAFDGDGDRCIAVDELGNIIDGDKIMYICGKFLSERGKLKQDTVVTTVMSNIGLYKALETAGLHSEQTQVGDRYVVEEMLKDGFNLGGEQSGHVVFLDFNTTGDGMLTGIQLLHVMKETGKKLSELAAEVTTYPQKLVNVKVQDKQVALDNEPIKAVIGEVETEMAGDGRVLVRPSGTQDLLRVMAEAKTTELVDAYVDRIVAVVRDQVGVE; encoded by the coding sequence ATGAAATATTTTGGAACTGATGGTGTGCGTGGTATTGCTAATTCTGGGTTGACGCCAGAACTTGCTTTTCGGTTAGGCCGTGCTGGCGGTTATGTGTTGACTGAACATGCTAAAGACAAAGTAACTCAACCACGGGTCTTAGTTGCCCGTGATACGCGGATTTCTGGTCAAATGTTGGAGGAATCTTTGGTTGCCGGTTTACTTTCTGCTGGGATTGAAGTTTTGCGTTTAGGCGTCATTACGACGCCCGGGGTCGCTTACTTAGTTCGGATTCAAGATGCGGATGCCGGTGTTATGATTTCAGCGTCACATAATCCAGTGGAAGATAATGGGATTAAGTTCTTTGGTGGCGATGGCTTTAAGTTATCGGATGCTAAAGAAGAAGAAATCGAAACGTTATTGGATCAACCGAAAGATGAGTTACCACGGCCAGCTGCTGAAGGTCTCGGGACGGTGGCCGATTTTCCTGAAGGCAATCTCAAGTACGCGCAATTCTTGGAACAAACGATTCCTGATGACTTAAGTGGGATTCATTTGGCTGTTGATGGGGCGAATGGCTCTACCAGCAACTTGGTTTCACGGATTTTTGCGGACTTAAACGTTGATTTTGAAACGATGGCTACGTCACCAGATGGCTTAAATATCAATAAAGGCGTAGGATCGACCCATCCCGAAGCTTTAGCTAAGTTTGTCGTTGAAAAGGGCGCTCAAGTTGGATTGGCTTTTGATGGCGATGGTGACCGGTGTATTGCAGTTGATGAACTGGGCAATATCATTGATGGCGACAAAATCATGTACATTTGTGGGAAGTTCCTTAGCGAACGCGGCAAGCTCAAGCAAGACACGGTAGTTACCACGGTTATGAGTAACATTGGGTTGTATAAGGCATTGGAAACAGCGGGCTTACACAGCGAACAGACCCAAGTTGGGGACCGTTACGTGGTTGAAGAAATGTTGAAAGACGGCTTTAATCTAGGTGGCGAACAATCTGGTCACGTGGTATTTTTGGACTTCAATACGACTGGTGATGGGATGTTAACTGGGATTCAATTGTTACACGTCATGAAAGAAACGGGTAAGAAATTATCCGAATTGGCAGCTGAAGTCACAACTTATCCACAAAAGTTAGTTAATGTGAAAGTACAAGATAAGCAAGTTGCTTTAGATAATGAACCCATCAAAGCAGTTATTGGTGAGGTTGAAACCGAAATGGCCGGTGATGGTCGGGTCTTGGTTCGGCCTTCTGGGACGCAAGATTTATTACGGGTGATGGCCGAAGCGAAGACGACTGAATTAGTCGATGCTTACGTTGACCGGATTGTTGCGGTAGTGCGCGATCAAGTTGGCGTTGAATAA
- a CDS encoding nitroreductase family protein: MVIETLNAHRTHRNFTAEPVSDAILTQIITTAQQAPTSQYLQAYSLIEVTDPTIRAKLATITTKPMVANQGRLLVVLADQNRNVQLAATPNAKRALTELDRFLGSVEDATLMTEAMVMVTESLGLGSVVLGSINNDTQAVIELLHLPALTLPVFGFQLGYPATMPAKKPRLGLEAVLFKDHYEEPVAYQATLTAFDETLHAYYQHRGTNTRDEHLSQMTQAALGSAAKRRDFFKIARQQGFLPES, encoded by the coding sequence ATGGTTATTGAGACATTGAATGCACATCGGACACACCGAAACTTTACAGCTGAACCGGTGAGCGATGCAATTTTAACACAAATTATTACGACAGCCCAACAAGCACCGACTAGTCAGTATTTACAAGCCTATAGTTTAATAGAAGTAACAGATCCGACAATTCGGGCAAAGCTGGCAACAATTACCACTAAACCAATGGTCGCCAATCAAGGGCGTTTGCTGGTCGTCTTAGCGGACCAAAACCGGAACGTTCAACTAGCAGCGACCCCCAATGCCAAACGCGCCTTGACAGAATTAGACCGGTTTCTGGGCAGTGTGGAAGATGCCACGCTGATGACCGAAGCAATGGTCATGGTTACGGAGAGTTTAGGTTTGGGGAGTGTCGTTTTGGGATCGATTAATAATGATACCCAGGCGGTCATTGAATTGTTGCACTTACCTGCCTTAACGTTGCCCGTATTTGGGTTTCAATTAGGTTATCCGGCGACGATGCCGGCTAAAAAGCCCCGGTTGGGATTAGAGGCAGTCTTGTTTAAAGATCATTACGAGGAGCCAGTAGCGTATCAAGCAACGTTAACGGCGTTTGATGAGACGTTACATGCTTATTACCAGCACCGGGGCACTAATACCCGGGACGAACATTTAAGTCAGATGACGCAAGCCGCTTTAGGTTCAGCGGCCAAGCGACGTGATTTCTTTAAAATTGCGCGGCAGCAGGGTTTTTTACCAGAAAGCTAA
- the glmS gene encoding glutamine--fructose-6-phosphate transaminase (isomerizing) — protein sequence MCGIVGVTGKDSAVSILLNGLKKLEYRGYDSAGIYVNDQDGQDYLVKEKGRIDDLRQAVGANVHGSTGIGHTRWATHGAPSVANAHPQVSADGRFYLVHNGVIENFEELKATYLSDVTFKSQTDTEVIVQLVDRFVTQEGLSTLAAFRKTLGLLGHSSYGFLLMDKEAPDTLYVAKNKSPLLIGVGDGFNVVCSDSLAMLDQTKDFLELHDGEIVVVKPNEITITNQAGEAVQRETFHVDIDAAQADKGTYPFYMLKEIDEQPNVMRKLSQVYLNDAGMPVINAELLAAIKAADRLYIVAAGTSYHAGLVGASMFESLAGVPTEVHVSSEFAYNQPLLSKKPFFIFLTQSGETADSREVLLNVNEQGFPSLTITNVPNSTLSREATYTLLLHAGPEIAVASTKAYTAQIALQAILAKALGEANQTAAATDFDVKQQLALVANGMQALVDEKATFDKLAQSALLHTPNAFYIGRGLDYAVSLETALKLKEISYVQAEGFASGELKHGTIALIEKDTPVIGIITQQKTAGLTRSNLQEVAARGAKTITIVSDTLAKTDDTIVLPAVDERLSALLSVVPGQLLAYYTSLNKGLDVDKPRNLAKSVTVE from the coding sequence ATGTGTGGAATTGTTGGAGTTACCGGTAAAGATAGTGCAGTATCAATCTTGTTGAACGGGTTAAAGAAATTGGAATATCGGGGTTATGATTCAGCCGGTATTTATGTTAACGATCAGGATGGTCAAGATTATTTGGTTAAAGAAAAGGGCCGGATTGATGACCTGCGCCAAGCAGTTGGGGCTAACGTTCATGGGTCAACTGGGATTGGTCATACACGTTGGGCCACGCATGGGGCGCCAAGTGTCGCAAATGCGCATCCACAAGTTTCAGCGGATGGTCGTTTCTACTTAGTGCACAATGGTGTGATCGAAAATTTTGAAGAATTAAAAGCAACTTATTTAAGCGACGTGACTTTCAAATCACAAACTGATACCGAAGTCATTGTGCAATTAGTTGACCGTTTTGTTACCCAGGAAGGTCTATCAACTTTAGCCGCTTTCCGGAAGACTTTGGGCTTATTAGGCCATTCTTCATATGGGTTTTTATTGATGGATAAAGAAGCACCTGATACGTTGTACGTGGCTAAAAACAAGAGCCCGTTATTGATTGGGGTTGGCGATGGGTTCAACGTGGTTTGTTCTGATAGTTTAGCCATGCTCGACCAAACGAAAGACTTTTTGGAATTACATGATGGCGAAATCGTCGTGGTTAAGCCCAATGAGATTACAATTACGAATCAAGCTGGTGAAGCGGTTCAACGGGAGACGTTCCACGTGGACATCGACGCAGCGCAAGCTGACAAAGGAACTTATCCATTCTACATGTTAAAGGAAATCGATGAACAACCAAATGTGATGCGGAAGTTATCCCAAGTCTACTTAAATGATGCTGGGATGCCCGTTATTAATGCCGAATTATTGGCAGCTATTAAGGCCGCTGACCGCTTATATATTGTGGCAGCGGGTACGAGTTATCATGCCGGGCTAGTTGGTGCTAGCATGTTCGAATCCTTAGCTGGGGTACCAACCGAAGTGCATGTCTCATCCGAGTTTGCTTATAACCAGCCATTGCTATCTAAGAAACCATTCTTCATTTTCTTAACGCAATCTGGTGAAACGGCTGATAGTCGTGAAGTCTTACTAAACGTCAATGAACAAGGCTTCCCAAGTTTAACAATTACTAATGTGCCTAACTCGACGTTATCACGAGAAGCAACCTACACGCTGTTACTGCATGCTGGTCCTGAAATTGCAGTGGCTTCAACTAAAGCCTATACGGCCCAAATTGCCTTACAAGCGATTTTGGCCAAAGCATTAGGTGAAGCAAACCAAACGGCTGCTGCAACTGACTTTGATGTTAAACAACAGTTGGCTTTAGTAGCGAATGGGATGCAAGCGTTGGTTGATGAAAAAGCCACCTTTGATAAGTTGGCACAATCAGCCTTACTACACACACCGAATGCGTTCTATATTGGTCGGGGCTTAGACTATGCGGTTTCATTGGAAACGGCCTTGAAGTTGAAGGAAATTTCTTACGTACAAGCTGAAGGTTTTGCTTCCGGTGAATTAAAACATGGGACCATTGCATTAATTGAAAAAGATACACCAGTGATCGGTATTATCACGCAACAAAAGACGGCGGGCTTAACCCGTTCTAATTTACAAGAAGTTGCTGCACGTGGCGCCAAAACGATTACGATTGTGAGTGACACTTTAGCCAAAACCGATGATACGATTGTGTTACCAGCAGTTGATGAACGGTTGAGTGCATTGCTTAGTGTTGTGCCTGGGCAATTATTAGCTTACTATACCAGCTTGAATAAAGGCTTGGATGTTGATAAACCTCGGAACTTAGCTAAGAGTGTGACTGTTGAATAA